From the Glandiceps talaboti chromosome 12, keGlaTala1.1, whole genome shotgun sequence genome, one window contains:
- the LOC144443467 gene encoding cholesterol 25-hydroxylase-like protein 1, member 2, with protein MLGTLIANVTLPPPFDPYLNHLLEYYPKRSLLQPVWDFTLNYTNHDHLRSPLFPIVLNVVFYFTAILPFMIADLYGKNWNWIQKYKLQPKQDVTWSQVIDTMSLTFWNQIVFILPVSFGQWLYTPPTPLPPEAPGLWEFSWHIVACLLIFDLEYFIWHFVHHKNRWLYKHVHSVHHRYHSPFSWVTQYLHPWELISVGIFVTTTPWIFDCHPFTAWWFMMVSIIISVEAHIGFDFPWALNNWCPFGLWGGAPKHDMHHLKPLSNFQPFFTHWDRLFGTECPGWHAGGITAEQWANMKAEEKKIK; from the coding sequence ATGCTGGGCACATTAATCGCAAATGTGACGCTGCCGCCACCGTTTGACCCTTACCTGAATCACTTGCTAGAGTATTATCCGAAACGTTCGTTGCTGCAGCCAGTATGGGATTTTACACTGAATTATACCAACCACGACCATCTTCGATCTCCTCTCTTCCCGATTGTGTTAAACGTGGTCTTTTATTTCACAGCTATTCTCCCTTTTATGATTGCCGATCTGTATGGCAAGAATTGGAATTGGATACAAAAGTACAAGTTGCAGCCAAAACAGGACGTCACATGGTCGCAGGTGATTGATACGATGTCCCTTACATTCTGGAACCAGATCGTCTTCATCTTACCAGTAAGTTTCGGTCAGTGGTTGTACACCCCTCCGACTCCACTCCCTCCTGAGGCACCGGGTCTGTGGGAATTCAGTTGGCACATTGTGGCCTGTCTCCTTATTTTCGATCTGGAATATTTCATCTGGCATTTTGTCCACCACAAGAACCGCTGGCTCTACAAGCACGTTCACAGCGTCCATCACCGTTATCACTCTCCGTTCAGCTGGGTCACACAATATCTTCATCCCTGGGAACTCATCAGTGTCGGCATCTTCGTCACAACAACTCCATGGATTTTCGATTGTCACCCTTTCACTGCGTGGTGGTTTATGATGGTTAGCATTATTATAAGCGTAGAGGCCCACATTGGTTTCGACTTCCCATGGGCACTAAACAACTGGTGTCCATTCGGACTATGGGGAGGAGCTCCGAAACACGACATGCATCACTTGAAACCCCTTTCCAACTTCCAACCTTTCTTCACCCACTGGGACAGGCTTTTCGGCACCGAGTGTCCTGGCTGGCATGCAGGTGGCATCACCGCGGAGCAGTGGGCAAACATGAAAGCGGAGGAGAAGAAGATAAAATAA